One Williamsia phyllosphaerae DNA segment encodes these proteins:
- a CDS encoding TetR/AcrR family transcriptional regulator, giving the protein MRAETASTPRARARAQLELDIIRVGREHLAAHGAAALSLRAIARDLGMVSSAVYRYVRSRDELLTLLVVDAYDESADRVDAALAATPADAGVHARIRAAAHALRAWAVSEPSRYALIYGSPVPGYTAPGEQTTGPGTRFVASLLRELRDVVVDELPPTPGGLATEFDAVNGEFGLELDHATLTIGTCLWSVILGSISLEVFGQYGADTFAQPEVLFDLQLTTVLSRLLP; this is encoded by the coding sequence ATGAGGGCCGAAACAGCGTCGACACCGCGTGCTCGCGCACGCGCCCAACTCGAACTCGACATCATCCGGGTGGGTCGTGAGCATCTCGCCGCGCACGGCGCCGCGGCACTGTCGCTCCGCGCGATCGCCCGCGACCTCGGGATGGTGTCCTCGGCGGTCTACCGCTACGTGCGTAGCCGCGACGAGTTGCTGACGCTGTTGGTCGTCGACGCCTACGACGAATCGGCCGACCGTGTCGACGCCGCCCTCGCCGCGACACCCGCCGACGCCGGCGTGCATGCGCGCATCCGGGCCGCGGCACATGCGCTGCGGGCGTGGGCGGTCTCCGAGCCATCGCGATATGCGCTCATCTACGGCAGCCCGGTCCCCGGCTACACGGCCCCGGGCGAACAGACGACCGGCCCGGGTACACGTTTCGTGGCGTCGCTGCTGAGGGAGCTACGCGACGTCGTCGTCGACGAATTGCCACCGACACCCGGTGGACTCGCCACCGAATTCGACGCCGTCAACGGCGAATTCGGCCTCGAGCTCGATCACGCCACGCTGACGATCGGCACCTGCCTGTGGTCGGTGATCCTGGGATCGATCAGCCTGGAGGTGTTCGGTCAGTACGGTGCGGACACGTTCGCGCAGCCGGAGGTCCTCTTCGACCTCCAGCTCACGACCGTGCTGTCGCGGCTACTGCCCTGA
- a CDS encoding nitroreductase family deazaflavin-dependent oxidoreductase, which yields MTTTHYAEPTGRIQFAFNDMVSWLSDHGIGLAGARTLTVVGRKSGEPKTTPVNPLVIEGRTYLISPRGNTQWSRNLRAAGVCDIGRGRRVDSYSAVEVADEAKIALLRPYLKRWGWEVASYLPAKVTHTSSDAELAAVAPAVPVFELHRN from the coding sequence ATGACCACCACCCATTACGCCGAGCCGACCGGGCGCATCCAGTTCGCCTTCAACGACATGGTCAGTTGGCTGTCCGACCACGGCATCGGCCTCGCCGGCGCGCGGACGCTGACCGTCGTCGGGCGGAAGTCCGGTGAGCCCAAGACCACGCCGGTCAATCCGCTCGTCATCGAGGGCCGGACCTATCTGATCTCGCCGCGTGGCAACACGCAGTGGTCGCGGAACCTGCGCGCGGCGGGTGTCTGCGACATCGGTCGGGGTCGCCGCGTCGACTCCTACAGCGCCGTCGAGGTCGCCGACGAGGCGAAGATCGCGCTGCTGCGCCCGTATCTGAAGCGTTGGGGCTGGGAGGTCGCGAGCTACCTCCCGGCCAAGGTCACCCACACGTCGTCCGATGCCGAGTTGGCCGCCGTGGCGCCCGCGGTGCCTGTGTTCGAACTGCACCGCAACTGA
- a CDS encoding DNA polymerase IV: MDAFFASVEQLTRPTLRGRPVLVGGVGGRGVVAGASYEAREFGAHSAMPMHQARRMVGSGAVVVPPRGSIYRVVSVRVFSMIREAIPVIEMLSFDEAFGEPVHLAGATRTEVVEFAEEIRARIATLGLSASIGAGSGKQIAKIASGMAKPDGVTAIAPGGERDFLRPLSVRKLWGIGPVAGDRLHRLGIETIGELADLSTMEVSSVLGSTIGPALHRLANGIDDRLVAERSSAKQISAESTFADDVTSMDQLLLAIDRAAASAHRRLLDDGRGARTVVLKLKRSDMSILTRSTTTTTATTDVAALTAAARRLALDPVDVGAIRLVGVGYSGLTSDEQFLLFTPGEDSTEVATTDTSESGPADEAAPEPDAETSSAQGVQTASGRTRDENGQITWATGTDVRHPEFGHGWVQGSGHGVVSVRFETRATGPGPARTFRSDTPDLEPADPLDSLDWSTESPVS, from the coding sequence ATGGACGCCTTCTTCGCGTCGGTTGAACAGCTCACGCGACCCACCTTGCGGGGCCGGCCGGTCCTGGTCGGCGGCGTCGGCGGCCGAGGCGTCGTGGCCGGGGCCAGCTACGAGGCACGTGAGTTCGGGGCCCACTCGGCGATGCCGATGCACCAGGCCCGTCGGATGGTCGGATCGGGAGCGGTGGTGGTCCCGCCGCGCGGATCGATCTACCGCGTGGTCAGCGTCCGCGTCTTCTCCATGATCCGGGAGGCGATCCCCGTGATCGAGATGTTGTCGTTCGACGAGGCGTTCGGCGAACCGGTCCACCTCGCCGGCGCGACCCGCACCGAGGTGGTCGAGTTCGCCGAGGAGATCCGCGCCCGCATCGCGACCCTGGGTCTCTCGGCGTCGATCGGGGCGGGCAGCGGCAAGCAGATCGCCAAGATCGCGTCGGGCATGGCGAAACCCGACGGTGTCACCGCGATCGCGCCGGGCGGCGAACGCGACTTCCTGCGACCGCTGTCGGTGCGCAAGCTGTGGGGGATCGGGCCGGTGGCCGGAGATCGGCTGCACCGCCTCGGGATCGAGACCATCGGCGAACTGGCGGACCTGTCGACGATGGAGGTGTCGTCGGTGCTGGGGTCGACCATCGGGCCCGCTCTGCACCGGCTCGCCAACGGCATCGACGACCGACTGGTGGCCGAGCGCTCGTCGGCCAAACAGATCAGTGCCGAGTCGACCTTCGCCGACGACGTGACCTCGATGGACCAGTTGCTGCTCGCGATCGACCGGGCCGCGGCGTCGGCACACCGCCGACTGCTCGACGACGGACGTGGCGCCCGTACCGTCGTGCTCAAACTCAAGCGGTCCGACATGTCGATACTCACCCGATCCACCACGACGACGACGGCGACCACCGACGTCGCCGCGCTGACCGCGGCGGCACGCCGACTCGCGCTGGACCCGGTCGACGTCGGCGCGATCCGCCTTGTCGGGGTGGGCTACTCGGGACTCACCAGCGACGAGCAGTTCCTGCTCTTCACCCCCGGCGAGGACTCCACCGAGGTCGCGACCACCGACACCTCGGAGTCCGGTCCGGCGGACGAGGCCGCGCCGGAGCCCGACGCCGAGACCTCGTCGGCCCAGGGTGTGCAGACCGCGTCGGGTCGGACCCGGGACGAAAACGGTCAGATCACCTGGGCCACCGGCACCGACGTCCGGCACCCCGAGTTCGGTCACGGGTGGGTGCAGGGGAGCGGGCACGGCGTGGTCAGTGTGCGGTTCGAGACCCGCGCCACCGGGCCGGGTCCGGCGCGGACCTTCCGCTCCGACACCCCCGACCTCGAACCCGCGGACCCCCTCGACAGCCTGGACTGGTCGACGGAGTCGCCGGTCAGCTGA
- a CDS encoding asparaginase: protein MPGPPRIVVLSTGGTIAAQRRPGGAVPVLHAADLLTPDLVPPHLTDVTISTRTVCAVDSAAMTDAEHRLLLRAIDEELTDPNVVGVVVTHGTDTLEETALVVDLVHADPRPVVFAGAQYSADSPRADGPTNLAAALACAADGSNRDRGVLIAFGGRVLPARGVAKTSTTATDAFDSVVDTPERPVLARVDAARPTARVDIVTLHPDFDATVVGALLDAGARGVVLAALGSGNAHPTLTDAVEAATARGAVVVLSTRVPFGVVVPTYGGGGGAVDLIAAGAILSPWLRAPQARIVLCALLTRDFDRARIADFLAGGSSVS from the coding sequence ATGCCCGGACCACCGCGGATCGTCGTGTTGAGCACCGGCGGGACCATCGCCGCGCAGCGCAGGCCGGGCGGGGCGGTACCCGTCCTGCACGCCGCGGATCTGCTCACCCCCGACCTCGTCCCGCCGCACCTCACCGACGTCACGATCTCGACCCGCACGGTCTGCGCGGTCGACAGTGCGGCGATGACCGACGCCGAGCACCGTCTGCTGCTGCGCGCGATCGACGAGGAACTCACCGATCCGAACGTCGTCGGTGTCGTGGTCACGCACGGCACCGACACCCTCGAGGAGACGGCACTCGTCGTCGATCTGGTGCACGCCGATCCACGCCCCGTGGTCTTCGCGGGAGCTCAGTATTCGGCGGACTCGCCGCGTGCAGACGGACCGACGAACCTCGCCGCGGCCCTGGCGTGCGCGGCCGACGGGTCGAACCGGGATCGCGGGGTCCTCATCGCGTTCGGCGGCCGGGTGCTCCCGGCCCGCGGAGTCGCCAAGACGAGCACCACCGCGACCGACGCCTTCGACTCCGTCGTCGACACTCCCGAACGACCCGTGCTCGCACGCGTCGACGCAGCGCGGCCGACCGCACGGGTCGACATCGTGACGCTGCACCCGGACTTCGACGCCACCGTCGTCGGTGCCCTCCTCGACGCCGGTGCACGCGGGGTGGTGCTCGCCGCCCTGGGTTCGGGCAACGCCCATCCGACGCTCACCGATGCGGTCGAGGCCGCGACCGCGCGCGGGGCGGTGGTCGTCCTGAGCACCCGCGTGCCGTTCGGCGTGGTGGTCCCGACCTACGGCGGCGGGGGTGGCGCGGTCGACCTCATCGCCGCGGGCGCGATCCTCTCGCCGTGGCTTCGTGCCCCGCAGGCCCGGATCGTGCTCTGCGCGTTGCTGACCCGAGACTTCGACCGTGCCCGCATCGCCGACTTCCTGGCCGGAGGCAGTTCGGTCAGCTGA
- the lspA gene encoding signal peptidase II — translation MIALLPAVAAVILLLDLITKIVVVAVIDPLRPISIIGDTVTLRLVRNSGAAFSMATGYTWVLTVVALAVVIGIIRYSSRLRSPLWALGIGLILGGALGNLVDRLFRAPGPLRGHVVDFVSVGWWPVFNVADSAVVCGAVLLVALTLFGVELDGTRISGKKPAPSTTPTRESPNA, via the coding sequence ATGATCGCGCTGCTGCCCGCGGTGGCCGCGGTGATCCTTCTGCTCGATCTGATCACCAAGATCGTCGTCGTGGCGGTCATCGACCCGCTGCGTCCGATCTCGATCATCGGCGACACCGTCACGCTGCGACTCGTGCGCAACAGCGGTGCCGCGTTCTCGATGGCGACCGGCTACACCTGGGTCCTGACCGTGGTCGCGTTGGCCGTGGTGATCGGGATCATCCGCTACAGCAGCCGCCTGCGGTCCCCACTGTGGGCGTTGGGCATCGGCCTGATCCTCGGCGGTGCGCTCGGCAACCTCGTCGACCGGCTCTTCCGGGCGCCGGGGCCTCTGCGCGGCCACGTCGTCGACTTCGTCTCGGTGGGCTGGTGGCCGGTGTTCAACGTGGCCGACTCGGCCGTCGTCTGCGGTGCGGTCCTGCTCGTCGCTCTGACGCTGTTCGGGGTCGAACTCGACGGCACCCGGATCTCCGGCAAGAAACCCGCCCCGTCCACCACACCCACCCGAGAGTCGCCGAATGCGTGA